The window CTCCGATCCCCCGTGGAgaacgcaggcgacgaaCGGCGGAAGGAGCTAGCGACGGAAGCAAAAAAGgtggaaagacagagaaaaacgagcggaaacgagagaaagtggagacgatagggagaaaaaaggaagtAGCCTTTCGTTCAGCGTCATGAGTTACGCTTCACAAGGCTGCCGCGCAAtcgggaaagaggaggagtcagccagaggaagagagagaagtcgaggGAGTAGAGGCGATCGGCATGCGATAGCGTCTGGACGCAAGAGGCCGTAGAACAGCCAACAAGAGGTTCGGGTTCGCACTTGAGACGCTccgccgccgaggccgcggGCTCTGGGGCCTCAGAAGGCTTGTTGCAGGTGAGGGGGCAAGCGGAGAGTGAAggctctctcgtcgcctggCACAGACTCTCCAGCGGATTTCTCGGAGCCGACGCCGAGAAAACTACAAAACagcagaagagaacaagCAAGAAGGGCAGAGAGGTTCGTGGAGacggggaggcgcgaagcaaagaaaaataaggaaaagaggacggAAGACTGAACGAAACGCGAACACCGGAGAGAAGCTGGACGAAGGCGAGTCACGGGTTCACCCCGtccgaagaaaaaaagcgatCGAGAGGCAACAACGGGAAAAGGCGATGGAAGGTCGGAGATacaggaaacgggagaagaaagaggagaggagaaaagaagacgagaaccaGAACagaacgagagcgaaggagaaccGAAAACAGGGGGGCGAAGAGCAGCcatgagagaagagagaagacgaaggagcagaagaggaaggaaggagaagacggagaagaaaagagaagaagacggaaggagaagaaggaaaagaaaagagaaggataacaagaaggagaagaaaaaagagagactcaGCCGATGGCTTACATGTCTGTGTTAGCCGCTGTGGAGCCTCGAGTGTGTGCCACggaacagagacaagacagcTGAGTGTCGGCTCCGCAGCTGGGAGCTGCCGCATATGCATCGGATATAGATTTACAAACAGAATTTGCAAAAAAAAAGTAATGTTCCTCTTGACACGCCTGTCAGCAATTCGAttggcgagaaggaagcgtgCCCGCGGGGAAGGTACGCACGACAGTGTGAGTCGCTTGGCCTTGAAAACGCCGtaggaaagcggagacgcgacacaGAGGTAAGAAGGCCGACTctttgcgcatgcagttcgccaagaaacgcggaagcgCTTTCAAAGGCGATTTCACCTGACAGTTCCCTCGTTCCTGAGAACTCTCATTCGTGttcttcctcaccttctctctttgaATTCgggtctcccttctctgtccccaCCTTGTTCCCTTCCGGTTTCCCATCCTTTTTTGCGGCAAGCCCCGCTGCGGCTTCTCATAGTGACACTGGCGCGTAGTCAAACGCGAAGAACTTTTTAccccccctttttttcgtcaactcgccgttcttccctcgtctctcctccacctttccctccttctctctcgcacaggcttctcgcgtcctcccCTCAACCGTGCGTTCGAAAAAGCAAGTTGCCGCAAACTTCCTCCTCactgcttctctccgtcgctctcctctctccgtcgctctcctctctccgtcgctcccctctctccgtcgctcccctctctccgtcgctcccctctctccgtcgctcccctctctccgtcgctcccctctctccgtcgctctcgcccctccgtctctctcccccctccgtctctctcctcttctctcctcttctctcctcttctctctccgctctgttcttttctcttctctctctgttcgctttctcttcgctctctcttccagcatgcctcgctctcgctctcctctctcctcagaCGCGCTGCTCCTGGCGCAggctgcctcgtcgctggtCGTGCCTCTGGGCTCGGACGtggccttcgcgtctcccgcggcCGCGTCTGGGCCGCCTGCGTGCCAGCGGCTGCTGCATCAATCGCCGCAGTCTCTCGACGACTCGGTGGAGTACTTTGCCTTACTCCACCGTTTGGGAGACGATGCCCAGACTCTCCCGGGCCCTCCAAAGTTCGTCTACCAGAGCGCGGGCTTTCGGCCGACCTGCGACGCAAGCGCAGACAAAGGCGCGACAGACCGACGTCTGGGAGGGATGGGCGGCGTCTCTTGCTCCTCGGGGATCTCCTATGACTGGTTGCTGGCATTGGGGTGCCTGAACTGCGGTCGAACCGTCACCGTCGCGGACGACCTTCTGCCGACTCTCGAAGACCTcgacgcgtctgcctctctgacGTGTCGGGGATGCGGCCACCGCATTGTTCCGCTCCATGGCGCAAACGAGTCAGACGCGCTCgtcgactgcatgcatgcgggtCGCCACAGGCGCAAGGCCCCAACgcaaacggagacgcagagggatgagacgaagagggaggagacgaaggagaaaagctCTGGCCAGGAGGCAAGAGACCGGGAGgaggcgcctgcatgcacggctctcggcgaagacggcatTTATCTCTTCggccagagaaaacagcaTCGGCTGGGCGACTTCTCCAAGCGATGGTGGAAGCAAAGATTCCTCGGCGAACGGTTCGGCGAGCGGCTGCTGGAGCAGCAACTCCGCCTCGTCCAGGCCTTCTCtggggcgaagaagggcgtGATTTGCAAGGAAACCTGCGAAGCCTGCGGCCACGGCGaagccttcttctcgacctTCCAGGCGCGAAGCGCAGATGAAGGCATGACGGTCATGTACGAGTGCGTCAAGTGCGGCCACCGCCGAGTCTTCAACAACTGAGCtcgccagcgagagaggcgcgacgtGCACAAATCcaccctcttctctcgtgacACAGACGCGCCCCTCTGGCACGCACAGCCCAGAGCCACAGCCTACTGATGCACATCCATCCACAGATACAGATTTCAATCGAGGAACGtcacaatatatatatatatatatatgtatatgcaggTGTACCAATGTgtacaatatatatatatatatatatatagtatataTGTAAGCCGCTGGGAGGGACGGTTTGTTCGAATCTGGGAGAGCTTTCAAATGAAGGAGCGGCGCTTGGTGCGTAGTCGGCGGGGTGGAAGAATGCGCGCTTTTTGGGTGAACACGTTTTGAGTCTGCGCACGCGGTGCGTCGCACTCGCCCCTCTGCAATACTCCGCTTGGTGAACGCTGTTAGAGTACCGACGTGCGTCGCCACGCCCAGAAGCAACGCTTTACGTCGATATATATTTAATACGTATGCATGTAAcggtatatatgtataggtcTACAATTGGTTTATGGCTGTGCTTtgcgcacatgcatatatatccTTTTTGCGCCTCTGGAGTGAACGGCGCGTTATTCTTTTGGCGATACGTGCTGTTTGAGGTACGGCGAAAGGGAGTGGAACGTGTGTATTCCgtccgaagaagaaagcaggcACATGGGGttgcctgtcgcctctttcgtGGCGTTTCCAGTACAGTCCCTTGCAATACGGTGGCGGCCTCTCCGTGGTCCCTCTCCCTAGGCGTGTTCATGCCTTGCCTTCCGAGGTATtctgtcgctttcgtctctgtctccccgtctGCTCGCTTTCGTGTTGGCCGTTTCCTCTGGATAGTCTTGGGACCATCACCTTTCCGACCGCCTCGCCGtggcgcctctttcttctttcctctcgcgttcagCCGTTGTTtcgtctgcgccttctgtcgAGCTTGCCGTCAAACTCCTATGTTCATCCTGTCATCTTCTAGCACGTGTCTCTCGACatttgcctttttcgtcgcgggttcgctctctcgccggccTTCTTATCTGTGGAATTCTACCAgggttttctgtttcttggTGCATCCCAGGGGAACGGAACGGCGCATTCACAAAAAGCGTTTCTTGATttggctgtctccgtcgctcgccgcaACTCGATGGCCACGAGCAACTGCGTAAGACGCTGCCGAAGGCTGTCTCAACGCTAGACTGGCACCGGCAGGCATTTGGACACTGCCTCGGGACTTTCGCAGTGCACGCGCTTAGCGCTTCTGTTGTGGTTTCGTCAGACGGCTGCAGCCATCCCCAGGACCCGCCGTGGGACTCAGAAATCGCATGTGACCCGCAAGCATCAGAGACGACCAATCGGCGCGTCTGAGAACTTGCACGCGGGgctcgtgcatgcagggcAAAGGGAAAGGCGCTTGGCGTCGCGATTTAAAGGAAAAGATGGGGCATGCAAGCGGAGATCCGCAGACAGGCAACGCTGCAGCCGCACGAACGGATGGTCCACCGCGGTCGGACGGCACACTCCACGCACGCCTtccacagacagagaggagagagagacagaagtgCGCAGAGATTgaaagaaaacggcgcgatcgggagagagggaggggtagaggagagatagaggacgcaagagaaaaagataGAGACACAACGAGGAGAGATAGAGCGAAAGACGATagtggagaggcagcggcgagagatggagaggaacggTAGTGAGAGAAGTAAAGAGCGACAGATGtacacagaaagagagatggaggCAATGCAAAGATTGGCACAACCAGCGAGGGCTACCGAGCGACACAGGGGCATTTTTGGGTTTGATCATCGTGGTAGACAGCGTTGTCACCTTGACGGCGTCGTAGTCGCCCACGTCCACACCTGAGAGTACATGCGTCTGCCGACGCGACACCAGCCTAGTCCAGCGCACGACAACACGCTGAAAACGATGTCAGCGCGTCCCGTGAGTGGATGGAGCCAGAACCATGTTCTTCATTGAGCTCCGACCAGCTGAACTCAAACCTCCGCGGTTGGAGGTTTTTTTTCGATGCAGTGTGTAGACCGCAAGAAGCCcacgaaaaagcgaggaaaaacacggaaacgaaggcggaaacgcgcgaagaGCTCAGAATTGCCCGGAGGAAATCTTTGCGAATCGCTTTTTCCGAAGCTTCAGCTGTTGCCGGCGCTCAAGCATCTGCTGGCGGAGATGGCGAGCAGTTCGCCAGTTATCGACGCGCCCTGCGCAGCGGCCAAAAAAGGaacgagacacacgcgccaTCACATCGTCATCGCGAGGTACACCTAAAGGAGTTTCAGATCTCCGTTCTCATGCTCGACCGCTTCTTCAAGGCTCTATCTGTCCTTGAATCTCGCCATCTGACGCCATCCAGCCCCCTGTCGTCCCTCCCGtcatctttctctcctctcccgatCTCGCGTTCTatctgtcgcctctccctctacCTCCCCTTGTGGACGCATACCTCTCCCTGCatgcttctctgcctctacgcctctctgccgctctctcaTTCTCGCCATATCGCTCTAACGTCGTTTAACTCTCTCCTTATCTAGCTATTTAAATATCTATtcctatctatctatctacctacctcttcctctctatctatcaatctatctacctatctatacATCAATtcctatctatctatctatccatctatctatctactcctatctatctctctatctacctatctattcctatctatctatctagctatctatctatctatctatctattcctatctctctatctatccatctatctattcctatctctctatctagCTACCTATCTATtcctatctatctatctatctatctatctatatatatatatatatatagatgtatctatatatatatatatatacatgccCTCCTGTGTGCCTGCATTTCTCTGTCGACAATATGAATATGGCAAGACTCAATCTACTTGTTCTCACCAGTTGCCTCAAGGGTTTTTCGGAAATTTTCAGCTGCGCGCATTGCGCGCTTGAGGCCGTAGGTTGCGCGGAACCACCGAATGCGATGCtggccgtcttctctcca of the Neospora caninum Liverpool complete genome, chromosome XII genome contains:
- a CDS encoding putative RNA polymerase — its product is MPRSRSPLSSDALLLAQAASSLVVPLGSDVAFASPAAASGPPACQRLLHQSPQSLDDSVEYFALLHRLGDDAQTLPGPPKFVYQSAGFRPTCDASADKGATDRRLGGMGGVSCSSGISYDWLLALGCLNCGRTVTVADDLLPTLEDLDASASLTCRGCGHRIVPLHGANESDALVDCMHAGRHRRKAPTQTETQRDETKREETKEKSSGQEARDREEAPACTALGEDGIYLFGQRKQHRLGDFSKRWWKQRFLGERFGERLLEQQLRLVQAFSGAKKGVICKETCEACGHGEAFFSTFQARSADEGMTVMYECVKCGHRRVFNN